The genomic region CCCACAAGTGAGATTCCTTCAATCTAAGATGAAAACTATGGTAAATGGAAAAATTCCAATAGCAGTTATAGATGTGCTTACCTATGGAAGGGTAGATGGACAAGCTGTCTTAAATCAGGCTATTAAGATAATAGATGAATTTCAAAATACTAAATAATTATAAAAAAGAGCCTTCAAATCTCAAAGGCTCTTTTTTTATATAATATTATTTTGAATGTTTTTTATACATAAAAATTAGCTCTTCAACTAATAGTTTTAAGCTTTCAGTTGTCATCAATTGATCTTCTGCATGCATTAAAATCAATGAGAAGGGAAGCTGTTCTCCATCTGCCTCTTTTTGAATTAAAGAAAAGTGACTGTGATGACCTTCAGATAAAAATTTATTGGCTTCTTTTATTTTGTCGTCTGCAGCTTCAAAATTATCATTTCTTGCAAGCTCTAAAGCCTCCATTAACAAGGATTTTGCTTCTCCCACATTACTAATTAACTTAAAGGCTATAGCTTCCATATTGATATTATTCATAAAAAACCTCCCGCATCCTTTAATTTTTTAATATTAAGTATAAGTATATATCTATTTTATTATAAAAATATACATTTATCAATTATTGAAAATAAAAATATATTATTTTTATTTAAAAGTATATACAAATATTAAATTGCTATATATAATATAAATAGAACAAAATATATTTCTGGAAGGATGGTAGTAATGCGTCAATATTTATTTCCAAAAAATTTCTGGTGGGGAGCTGCAACATCAGGACCACAGTCAGAGGGAGATTTTAATAAATCTCATAAAAATATCTTTGATTATTGGTATGAAATTGAGCCTGAGGCTTTCTTTGATAG from Clostridium isatidis harbors:
- a CDS encoding PTS lactose/cellobiose transporter subunit IIA, yielding MNNINMEAIAFKLISNVGEAKSLLMEALELARNDNFEAADDKIKEANKFLSEGHHSHFSLIQKEADGEQLPFSLILMHAEDQLMTTESLKLLVEELIFMYKKHSK